A window of Candidatus Jettenia caeni contains these coding sequences:
- a CDS encoding CO dehydrogenase/acetyl-coA synthase beta subunit: MEEKQKTVDQVMLDRMKEIKVETMYDRYQAQLPQCGYGSLALCCRHCNYGPCNIDPFGNGPKKGVCGADANTFAARHYLRMNGAGTACHSDHARAAAHLLVATARGEAPGYRIKDVDKLMMVAECFGVKTKDRKINEIAEEVGEMALMEFGKPYGTLLFLKRAPEARQKIWEKLGIAPRAIDREVTESLHRTGMGGDQDYRNLTKQSMRVALADGWGGCMIATELQDIMFGTPKPVQGRSNLGVMKKDHINIVVHGHEPQLAEAIVLASGDPDVIKATHATGAKGLVIAGLCCTANELLVRHGIPMAGHMTIQEGAIATGVVELMVVDIQCVMQALAETAKHFHTKIVTTLSKAKIDGAEHVEFSDEHALEAAKKIIMMAIDNYKNRDNNKVFIPSSAEPNLIAGFSHETIKYMLGGRFRASYRPLNDNIINGRIRGVVGIAGCTSPRAGACDQNYVNLVRELIANNILVVATGCAAGQCASGGLMIPELKDECGKGLREVCEAVGIPPVLHSGACVDNSRILIACSEMAKEGGLGNDISDLPVAGACLEWMSEKAIAIGQFFVASGIYIVFGMNSPVAGAPDMQRLLTKEMEDLVGARWDFERDLKKIGKMMMDHIEKKRDALGINTAKERKLYDMAERRALERECKPVPGHH, encoded by the coding sequence ATGGAAGAAAAACAAAAAACAGTGGATCAGGTAATGCTTGATCGGATGAAAGAAATTAAAGTAGAAACCATGTATGACAGATACCAGGCCCAGCTTCCTCAGTGTGGATATGGTAGTCTTGCATTGTGTTGTCGTCATTGTAACTATGGACCATGCAATATCGATCCTTTTGGAAACGGACCAAAGAAAGGTGTTTGCGGAGCTGATGCCAATACCTTTGCAGCCCGGCATTATCTTCGTATGAATGGTGCCGGCACTGCATGCCACTCTGACCATGCGCGTGCCGCAGCTCACCTCTTAGTTGCTACCGCAAGGGGTGAAGCACCAGGTTACCGTATTAAAGATGTGGATAAACTTATGATGGTTGCTGAGTGTTTTGGCGTGAAGACAAAGGACCGCAAGATAAATGAAATCGCTGAAGAAGTTGGCGAGATGGCATTAATGGAGTTTGGAAAACCCTATGGTACTTTGTTGTTCCTTAAAAGGGCGCCGGAAGCGCGTCAAAAGATATGGGAAAAATTAGGCATTGCGCCCAGAGCAATTGACCGTGAGGTTACTGAGAGTTTGCACCGAACAGGGATGGGTGGTGATCAGGACTATCGGAACCTTACCAAGCAGTCCATGCGCGTGGCGTTAGCAGATGGTTGGGGTGGTTGTATGATAGCAACCGAACTGCAGGATATTATGTTCGGTACGCCGAAGCCTGTGCAGGGAAGGTCAAACTTAGGTGTTATGAAAAAAGACCATATAAATATCGTTGTTCACGGGCATGAACCTCAGCTTGCCGAAGCCATCGTACTTGCTTCGGGTGATCCGGATGTCATAAAAGCGACACATGCAACGGGGGCAAAAGGTCTTGTGATTGCTGGTCTGTGTTGTACTGCAAATGAGCTTCTTGTTCGGCATGGAATTCCTATGGCCGGCCATATGACTATACAGGAGGGGGCTATAGCGACTGGTGTGGTTGAGTTGATGGTTGTTGATATACAATGCGTGATGCAGGCTTTAGCTGAAACGGCAAAGCACTTCCATACGAAAATTGTAACAACCTTATCAAAGGCAAAGATCGACGGGGCGGAGCATGTAGAATTTAGCGATGAGCATGCCCTCGAAGCAGCAAAGAAGATTATTATGATGGCTATCGATAACTATAAAAACCGCGATAATAATAAGGTGTTTATTCCGAGCAGTGCCGAGCCGAACCTTATTGCTGGTTTTAGCCATGAGACAATTAAATATATGTTAGGCGGCAGGTTCCGTGCAAGTTACCGTCCTTTGAACGATAATATCATAAACGGAAGGATTCGCGGTGTTGTGGGAATTGCCGGTTGTACAAGTCCCAGGGCAGGCGCATGTGACCAGAATTACGTAAATCTGGTAAGAGAACTCATAGCCAACAACATATTAGTAGTGGCGACAGGTTGTGCTGCGGGGCAATGCGCTTCCGGTGGATTGATGATCCCTGAATTAAAAGATGAATGCGGTAAAGGGCTCCGGGAAGTTTGTGAAGCGGTAGGTATACCACCTGTCCTTCATTCTGGCGCCTGTGTTGATAATAGCCGTATTTTGATAGCATGTTCCGAAATGGCAAAAGAAGGCGGTTTGGGAAACGATATTAGTGATTTACCGGTTGCCGGTGCATGTTTGGAATGGATGAGCGAAAAGGCAATTGCTATTGGTCAGTTTTTTGTAGCATCTGGTATTTATATCGTCTTTGGCATGAATTCGCCGGTGGCTGGTGCGCCTGATATGCAAAGGTTATTAACCAAAGAGATGGAAGATCTGGTTGGTGCACGATGGGATTTTGAGCGTGATCTGAAGAAAATAGGTAAAATGATGATGGATCACATAGAGAAAAAGAGAGATGCGCTGGGCATAAATACAGCAAAAGAGAGAAAACTCTATGATATGGCAGAGCGAAGAGCATTGGAAAGGGAATGTAAACCTGTTCCTGGACATCATTAA
- a CDS encoding putative heme protein small subunit NaxS, translated as MKMFRLSYIVPIVAGLGLSLASSTWALTEHKAGDTTKSPYTIFAGLGFAVQESCYYCHGNGGKGTAKGHEYGVPDFTDAGFQSAWTDEALVKHINQGKGKCPGYQGKMSPEMIEKMAMVVRNFATK; from the coding sequence ATGAAAATGTTTCGCCTATCGTATATCGTACCCATCGTTGCAGGATTGGGATTGTCTTTAGCTAGTTCCACCTGGGCCTTAACAGAGCACAAGGCTGGTGATACTACGAAGAGCCCATATACGATCTTCGCAGGTTTGGGCTTTGCAGTTCAAGAGAGCTGTTATTACTGCCACGGAAACGGTGGTAAGGGGACTGCTAAAGGACATGAATACGGCGTACCTGATTTTACTGATGCTGGCTTCCAGTCTGCCTGGACTGATGAAGCACTCGTAAAGCATATCAATCAGGGGAAGGGAAAATGCCCCGGTTATCAGGGAAAGATGTCACCTGAAATGATTGAAAAGATGGCAATGGTTGTAAGAAATTTTGCAACAAAATAA
- a CDS encoding isochorismatase hydrolase, with amino-acid sequence MGALNKPEESYAIIIADMLNDFVNEQAPLEVPKSRMIIDPIKGEIKKARKKRTPIIYCCDAHKNNDREFQLWPRHAVKGTKGAQVIQQLEPRKEDYMIAKTSYSCFYKTSLDTLLKKLGITGVIITGVVTNICVLYTAAEAYMRGYKIVIPQNCVTALTQSEHQFALQQMKRIFHAKIV; translated from the coding sequence ATGGGCGCATTAAACAAGCCAGAAGAATCATATGCCATTATCATAGCCGATATGTTGAATGATTTCGTGAATGAACAGGCCCCTCTTGAAGTACCCAAATCAAGAATGATAATTGATCCTATTAAGGGTGAGATAAAAAAGGCGAGAAAGAAACGGACCCCTATAATTTACTGTTGTGATGCGCATAAAAATAATGATCGGGAATTTCAATTATGGCCAAGGCATGCCGTGAAAGGAACGAAGGGCGCACAAGTCATTCAGCAGCTTGAGCCTCGGAAAGAAGATTATATGATAGCAAAAACGAGCTATTCTTGTTTCTATAAAACATCGTTGGATACATTACTAAAGAAATTGGGGATAACCGGGGTAATAATTACTGGTGTTGTAACGAATATTTGTGTTTTATACACAGCGGCAGAGGCTTATATGAGAGGCTATAAGATTGTGATACCTCAAAATTGCGTTACGGCGCTTACCCAAAGTGAGCATCAATTCGCTTTGCAACAAATGAAGCGTATTTTCCATGCAAAGATAGTATAA
- a CDS encoding phosphodiesterase/nucleotide pyrophosphatase, which yields MNNHARKKTIVIGLDGTPYSLICKLIQQGVCPNLSSLISTGSLREIKSTHPPISSVAWTSFMTGMNPAKHGIFGFVDRIPHTYDVYYPNSRHVKSEPIWNILRKHNMRSVLINIPSTYPASEIYGILIAGFVAIDLARATFPNSIVPVLKEMGYKIDVDTQLINESEDQLIQDLYLTLEKRIQAILHFMKSEAFSLFVAIFTETDRLHHFFWESTIRNNIKYRSLFLDYYKTIDLFLGKVMENIDGNTTLIILSDHGFCELKQEVYINYWLQEEGYLHFKITPPKSLHNIGEGSMAYCLDPGRLYINLRGREPNGCVEAGYHYEQLREMIISKLTEIRDPTTNIPIIDRVYKREEIYHGIYFDKAPDLVIKPRQGYDLKGAMYHTTLFDKGIFRGMHTYDDAFVYINKKNIIKHSLEIIDVTATILASLDIPIPGDMDGINFIKWN from the coding sequence ATGAATAATCATGCAAGGAAAAAGACAATTGTAATCGGATTGGACGGCACCCCTTATAGCCTCATCTGTAAATTAATACAACAAGGTGTATGTCCAAATTTATCCAGCTTGATATCTACCGGCTCATTACGGGAAATAAAATCTACGCACCCTCCCATATCCTCTGTGGCATGGACATCTTTTATGACAGGTATGAATCCGGCTAAACATGGGATTTTTGGCTTTGTAGATAGGATTCCCCATACGTATGATGTGTATTATCCAAATTCCCGTCACGTAAAGAGTGAACCAATTTGGAACATCCTTCGCAAACACAACATGCGATCTGTTCTCATTAATATACCATCGACATATCCGGCGTCAGAGATATATGGCATACTTATTGCTGGTTTTGTAGCTATAGATCTTGCACGTGCAACGTTCCCCAATTCAATTGTCCCTGTTTTAAAAGAAATGGGATACAAAATTGATGTTGATACACAACTCATCAATGAATCTGAAGACCAGTTAATTCAAGACTTATACCTGACATTAGAAAAAAGAATACAAGCAATCCTTCACTTCATGAAGAGTGAGGCCTTTAGTCTTTTTGTTGCAATTTTTACCGAGACAGACAGATTACACCATTTTTTCTGGGAGTCTACTATAAGAAATAATATAAAATACCGTTCCTTATTTTTGGATTATTACAAGACAATTGATCTCTTTCTTGGTAAGGTTATGGAAAACATTGATGGCAATACGACTCTCATAATTTTATCAGACCACGGATTTTGTGAATTAAAACAAGAGGTATATATAAATTACTGGTTACAAGAAGAGGGATATTTACATTTTAAAATAACTCCTCCTAAATCTCTCCACAATATAGGAGAAGGTTCGATGGCTTATTGTCTGGATCCGGGGAGACTGTATATCAATTTAAGAGGCAGAGAGCCCAATGGATGTGTAGAGGCCGGCTATCATTACGAGCAATTGAGAGAGATGATTATCTCCAAACTTACAGAAATAAGAGATCCCACTACAAATATACCTATCATAGATAGGGTCTATAAACGGGAAGAGATTTACCATGGAATATACTTTGATAAAGCACCCGATCTTGTCATCAAGCCCAGACAAGGCTACGATTTAAAAGGCGCCATGTATCATACAACACTATTCGACAAAGGTATCTTTCGCGGCATGCATACGTATGATGATGCCTTTGTATATATTAATAAAAAAAATATTATCAAGCACTCGTTGGAGATTATTGATGTTACCGCAACTATTTTAGCATCACTGGATATTCCAATACCCGGCGATATGGACGGTATCAATTTTATAAAATGGAATTAA
- a CDS encoding cobyrinic acid a,c-diamide synthase translates to MKIAVSGKGGVGKTTFVAALAKVFTECGKRVIAIDADPVSNLAATLGVKNVTEIIPISQMKDLIKERTGATSEEYGKFFQLNPTVSDLPDKFSLEQDGIKLMVLGAVKRGGGGCACPESAFLRTLLSHLILQRDEVVIVDMEAGVEHLGRATVRAVNALIIIVEPGSKSIQTAFQVKKLADDIGLKSIYAVGNKVASKEHKVLIEKGLNGVPVLGFISYSDRILESDIDGRAAFAENKQLLSEVEQIKDKLEDCIKGS, encoded by the coding sequence ATGAAAATAGCGGTCTCAGGCAAGGGCGGCGTTGGAAAAACAACCTTCGTGGCTGCATTGGCAAAGGTTTTTACAGAGTGTGGGAAAAGGGTTATAGCAATAGATGCAGACCCAGTGTCAAATTTAGCAGCAACTCTGGGGGTTAAAAATGTAACAGAAATAATACCGATCAGTCAGATGAAGGACTTGATAAAGGAGCGTACAGGTGCTACTTCCGAAGAATACGGAAAGTTTTTTCAGTTAAATCCAACAGTTTCCGATTTGCCTGATAAATTTTCGCTGGAACAAGATGGTATAAAGCTTATGGTGCTGGGGGCAGTAAAGAGGGGCGGAGGTGGCTGCGCGTGTCCGGAAAGCGCCTTCTTAAGGACATTATTGAGTCATTTAATCTTGCAACGGGATGAGGTTGTGATTGTGGACATGGAAGCTGGAGTAGAACATCTTGGTCGTGCCACGGTAAGGGCCGTAAATGCCTTAATTATAATAGTAGAACCTGGCTCGAAGAGTATACAAACAGCTTTTCAAGTCAAAAAATTAGCAGATGATATAGGTCTTAAGTCGATTTATGCGGTGGGCAATAAGGTGGCATCGAAAGAGCATAAAGTATTGATCGAAAAAGGATTGAACGGTGTGCCTGTCTTGGGATTTATTTCCTATAGCGATAGGATTCTTGAATCGGATATTGACGGGCGGGCAGCTTTCGCCGAAAATAAGCAATTGCTATCAGAAGTTGAGCAAATAAAAGATAAGCTGGAAGATTGTATAAAAGGTAGCTAG
- a CDS encoding putative heme protein large subunit NaxL, with protein sequence MGKMRLKKSIFAGTVALFVTAMASVSYGQTQSELCKKMWDNFQGMRAMTGLSAADDAQFAKFTEHAKSISSDSKTSMDSISPDKNYKVLNEEAIYHANEIEKAASNKDLEEIQVQFRRLTIACRNCHKIYKSELKLVP encoded by the coding sequence ATGGGAAAAATGAGGCTAAAAAAAAGTATTTTCGCCGGGACAGTTGCTTTATTTGTTACTGCAATGGCATCAGTTAGTTATGGACAGACCCAGAGCGAATTATGCAAAAAGATGTGGGATAACTTTCAGGGAATGAGGGCAATGACAGGACTTTCAGCCGCAGATGATGCTCAATTTGCAAAATTCACTGAACATGCAAAGTCAATCTCTTCAGATTCAAAGACTTCCATGGACAGCATTTCACCAGATAAGAATTACAAAGTTTTAAATGAAGAAGCTATCTATCATGCAAATGAGATTGAAAAAGCAGCTTCCAATAAGGATCTGGAAGAAATTCAGGTGCAGTTTAGAAGGCTTACCATCGCCTGCAGAAATTGCCATAAGATTTATAAATCAGAACTAAAGCTCGTTCCGTAA
- a CDS encoding two-component sensor kinase has product MVEKINFFEMEVAKVLTKNKVKGKVVQVLLPIIIGLSAIIGTLFTWHIVLRHENSQIEQLTESQLLIAKNELLARIDYKMSSLLRMAKRWEIQGGTPKEAWESDALFYLKHLRGFQSIEWVDRSSLVRWIVPLGGNEVTLDLNLLHEKKRSIALEKARATGEITITPAIDFAQGGKGFLGYVPVFKGKDFDGFIVGVFRFKTLFDAELKNITPGYSLAIFEDNEEIYRREVYNNLHEMKWGREVSVNLYGITWLVRVWPGSERFAQIRSYIPEYFLISGIFISILLAMLVYFVQTAQTRAKGINLVNRELMHEITEHKRVNDELTERMRLAAFIADVGIVVTQGKTLQNVLQGCATSMVKHLDAALARIWTLNKEDANLELRASAGMYAHIDGTHSRVPVGKFKIGLVAKNHKPYLTNAIIGDSHIHDQEWVKREGIVAFAGYPLIIEGSVVGVMAMFSKKQLKESTLEALGSVADTIALGIQQKHTEKLLRESEERFRTVVQTATDAIILAESSGNIISWNKGAQSIFGYSEEKVSGKSITPLMPERYRDAHIKGIERMHLTGKKKIIGKTIEVHGLRKDGSEFPMELSISDWKTGKGTFYTAIIRDITVRKRMEEELRVLSLVDELTGLNNRRGFLTLAGQQLKTANRIKRGMWLIFIDLDGLKRINDTLGHQEGDFALIDVANILKETFRESDISARIGGDEFVVLMMENTDTDGNIVHDRLQEKIDLHNKKRNRSFAISISVGITYYNPERPCSIDELLVQADKRMYEQKRGKQKG; this is encoded by the coding sequence ATGGTTGAGAAAATAAATTTTTTCGAAATGGAAGTAGCTAAAGTATTGACAAAGAATAAAGTGAAAGGGAAAGTTGTACAAGTACTACTCCCTATTATTATCGGCCTAAGTGCTATAATAGGAACGCTTTTTACATGGCATATAGTATTAAGACATGAGAATTCTCAAATTGAGCAACTTACTGAGTCGCAATTACTTATTGCGAAAAATGAGTTATTAGCTCGTATTGATTATAAAATGTCATCACTCCTGCGTATGGCTAAACGCTGGGAGATACAGGGTGGCACACCAAAAGAGGCGTGGGAGTCGGATGCACTGTTTTATCTTAAACATCTCAGGGGTTTTCAGTCTATTGAATGGGTAGACCGTTCGTCGCTGGTACGGTGGATTGTGCCGCTTGGAGGAAATGAAGTTACTCTGGACCTTAACCTTTTACATGAGAAGAAAAGAAGTATTGCGCTTGAGAAGGCTCGTGCTACAGGAGAAATTACGATAACGCCTGCTATAGATTTTGCTCAGGGTGGGAAGGGATTTCTGGGTTATGTGCCGGTATTTAAGGGCAAGGATTTTGATGGGTTTATTGTGGGTGTATTTCGTTTCAAAACGCTCTTTGATGCCGAATTAAAAAATATTACCCCTGGCTATTCACTTGCAATTTTTGAGGATAATGAAGAAATATACAGGCGGGAAGTGTACAACAACTTGCATGAAATGAAATGGGGCCGGGAAGTAAGCGTTAACCTTTATGGAATTACCTGGCTTGTACGTGTTTGGCCCGGATCGGAGCGATTTGCACAAATACGCTCTTATATTCCAGAATATTTTTTAATTTCCGGCATTTTTATAAGCATTTTGCTTGCCATGCTCGTTTATTTTGTCCAGACAGCTCAAACGCGTGCAAAGGGAATCAATTTGGTTAACCGTGAATTGATGCATGAAATAACTGAGCATAAGCGTGTGAATGATGAGCTTACGGAACGAATGCGCCTGGCAGCCTTCATTGCTGATGTGGGTATTGTTGTTACACAAGGTAAAACCTTGCAGAATGTATTACAAGGCTGTGCCACGTCTATGGTTAAACATCTGGATGCGGCGCTTGCTCGTATCTGGACCCTTAATAAAGAGGATGCAAATCTGGAATTACGGGCTAGTGCAGGGATGTATGCCCATATTGACGGAACCCATAGCCGTGTGCCTGTTGGTAAGTTTAAAATTGGACTTGTTGCCAAAAACCACAAGCCATATTTGACGAATGCTATCATCGGCGATTCTCATATCCATGATCAGGAATGGGTGAAGCGGGAAGGAATAGTTGCTTTCGCTGGCTATCCGCTCATTATTGAAGGTAGTGTTGTAGGAGTTATGGCGATGTTCAGTAAAAAACAGCTTAAGGAATCGACTTTAGAAGCATTAGGCTCCGTAGCGGATACTATTGCTCTCGGCATACAGCAAAAGCATACAGAGAAATTGCTGCGGGAGAGTGAAGAGCGGTTCCGTACCGTAGTGCAAACAGCAACAGATGCAATCATTTTAGCAGAGAGCAGCGGGAATATTATATCCTGGAATAAAGGAGCTCAGAGCATCTTTGGCTATTCAGAAGAAAAAGTATCTGGCAAGTCAATAACTCCCCTGATGCCCGAACGGTACCGGGATGCCCATATCAAGGGAATAGAGCGTATGCACTTAACGGGCAAAAAAAAGATTATTGGTAAAACCATTGAGGTACACGGACTGAGGAAAGACGGCAGTGAATTTCCAATGGAGCTTTCCATCAGCGATTGGAAGACGGGAAAGGGGACATTTTATACAGCAATTATTCGCGATATTACTGTGCGTAAGCGAATGGAGGAAGAACTCCGTGTCTTATCACTTGTTGATGAGCTTACCGGCCTTAATAACCGTCGTGGATTTTTAACCCTTGCCGGACAACAGTTAAAAACTGCTAACAGGATTAAAAGAGGAATGTGGTTGATTTTTATCGATTTAGACGGACTGAAAAGGATTAATGATACGCTGGGTCATCAGGAAGGAGACTTTGCATTGATTGATGTAGCAAATATACTGAAAGAAACCTTTCGTGAATCGGATATTAGTGCCCGTATTGGTGGGGATGAGTTTGTGGTTCTCATGATGGAAAATACCGATACTGACGGTAATATTGTTCATGACCGTTTGCAGGAAAAAATCGATCTGCACAATAAAAAAAGAAATCGTTCCTTTGCTATATCGATTAGTGTGGGTATAACTTACTATAATCCGGAACGTCCATGCTCTATTGATGAATTGCTTGTGCAAGCAGATAAGCGAATGTATGAGCAGAAAAGGGGGAAGCAAAAAGGATAA
- a CDS encoding NADH oxidase, whose product MTIFPKLFSPFKIGSLAIKNRMVMSPMETHLCDKEGFVTEEIIAYYKERILGGVGYITLENTAVEPAGRVNDGMLCIHNDKFIPGLKRLTDSLHTIDGKIVIQLSHAGKEALPYFTNLEPVAPSAIPSPLTKQMPRELSAAEVRSMVNTFAEAAARAVKAGFDGVEIHMAHGYLVNQFLSPESNIRTDDYGGDTHRRSRFAKEIVKSIRKCVPGDYPIICRISADEYTDTGLKLEESKEIAKVLERAGASAIHVSACNYASAFYNIPCYYLEEGCFIHLAESIKSVVKIPVLAVGRIIDPAMAENTLQENKADLIVFGRTLIADPHLPNKVREGQMADIRTCLSCNRCIESISDKRLVCTVNPYLGKEGVSHLQKTARPKKILVVGGGPAGLSAAHLLSTRGHDVTLWEKESQLGGSFRYASMAPKKDPMRKFLDYLINQVKKTDTAVHLNREATEMSIKQFAADAVVLAHGASNIPVEINGTKNNGVLNVKQAFSTAHSLGNTIAIVGGGPEGCELADFLASQGKKITLIEMRRVLGLELVAHPRYHIGERLKKMGAQLHLNTKVTEVGQNYIIISRRRESDQKLEGFDTIIIPTLHQPNNTLAASLQGSVQEVYTIGDAVGGRTALEAVAEGVEIGMKL is encoded by the coding sequence ATGACTATATTTCCAAAACTCTTTAGTCCTTTCAAGATCGGTTCTCTTGCTATAAAGAACCGCATGGTAATGTCGCCAATGGAAACTCATTTGTGCGATAAAGAAGGTTTTGTAACAGAAGAGATTATCGCCTATTACAAAGAGCGTATATTGGGAGGAGTAGGTTATATTACTCTGGAAAACACCGCTGTAGAACCAGCCGGCAGAGTTAATGACGGCATGCTGTGCATACATAATGACAAATTCATTCCGGGATTAAAAAGGCTGACGGATTCTCTACATACTATAGATGGAAAGATTGTTATACAATTGAGTCATGCAGGAAAGGAGGCCTTACCTTATTTTACTAATTTAGAGCCTGTGGCCCCTTCCGCTATTCCCAGTCCTTTAACGAAACAAATGCCCAGGGAATTATCCGCCGCGGAGGTCAGATCCATGGTCAATACCTTTGCCGAGGCTGCTGCCCGTGCCGTTAAGGCCGGGTTCGATGGTGTTGAAATCCATATGGCACACGGCTATCTGGTTAACCAGTTCCTTTCTCCTGAATCCAATATACGAACTGATGATTATGGAGGGGACACACATCGCCGTTCACGTTTTGCAAAGGAAATCGTTAAAAGTATCAGAAAATGCGTCCCCGGAGATTATCCTATCATCTGCCGTATTAGTGCGGACGAATATACCGATACAGGACTCAAATTAGAGGAAAGCAAAGAGATTGCAAAGGTATTAGAAAGGGCAGGCGCTAGTGCTATTCATGTTTCTGCATGTAATTACGCATCCGCTTTCTATAACATACCGTGCTACTATCTGGAAGAAGGATGCTTTATTCATCTTGCAGAAAGCATTAAGTCTGTTGTAAAAATACCCGTGCTGGCAGTAGGCAGGATCATAGACCCTGCTATGGCTGAAAATACGCTACAAGAAAATAAGGCTGACCTTATTGTATTCGGCCGTACCCTTATTGCAGACCCACACCTTCCTAATAAGGTGAGAGAAGGCCAGATGGCTGATATAAGGACTTGTCTGAGTTGTAACCGATGCATTGAGAGTATTTCTGATAAAAGGCTTGTATGCACTGTTAATCCTTATCTCGGAAAAGAAGGGGTCTCTCATTTACAAAAAACTGCACGCCCCAAAAAGATATTGGTTGTTGGTGGCGGACCAGCGGGGTTATCTGCTGCGCACCTATTATCTACCCGTGGACACGATGTTACGTTATGGGAAAAGGAATCGCAACTGGGAGGAAGTTTTCGTTACGCCTCTATGGCGCCCAAGAAAGACCCTATGAGGAAGTTTCTCGATTATTTAATAAATCAGGTGAAAAAAACAGATACGGCGGTGCATCTTAATAGAGAAGCTACTGAAATGTCTATTAAGCAATTTGCGGCTGACGCAGTCGTCCTCGCTCATGGTGCCAGTAACATTCCTGTAGAAATCAATGGCACAAAGAATAATGGCGTACTCAATGTTAAACAGGCATTTTCAACAGCTCATTCATTGGGGAATACTATTGCAATTGTTGGAGGAGGACCTGAAGGTTGTGAACTTGCAGACTTCCTTGCATCCCAGGGTAAAAAGATTACCCTTATAGAAATGAGGCGCGTTCTTGGATTAGAGTTAGTCGCACATCCCCGCTATCATATTGGTGAACGTCTTAAAAAGATGGGCGCTCAGCTCCATCTGAATACAAAGGTAACTGAGGTTGGGCAGAACTACATAATCATCAGCCGCCGAAGGGAATCAGATCAAAAACTCGAAGGTTTTGATACTATTATCATTCCTACACTCCACCAACCCAATAACACCCTTGCAGCATCTCTTCAAGGCTCTGTGCAAGAAGTGTATACCATTGGTGATGCAGTAGGAGGCCGTACTGCACTTGAAGCTGTCGCAGAAGGGGTAGAGATTGGAATGAAATTGTAA
- a CDS encoding delta-aminolevulinic acid dehydratase: MILQTFMRENIMGFPERRLRRLRSNENIRRLVRETQISIDDLIMPLFVRPGKGIKQPIPSMPGNFQMSVDKLVEEVKILEGLGIPGIILFGIPEKKDEMGSDAYADEGIIQKAIIALKREVKNILVITDVCMCEYTNHGHCGFVRTDDRTGHFEVDNDMTLELLVKESVSHAKAGADIIAPSDMMDGRVGAIRQGLDENGFEHIPVMAYSAKYASGFYGPFREAAESTPGFGDRSSYQMDPHNAAEALREVSLDIEEGADIVMVKPALAYLDIIRIIKDKFKYPVAAYNVSGEFSVVKAASEKGWIDEKRVALEILTSIKRAGADIILTYWAKDAAQWLRK, translated from the coding sequence ATGATTCTTCAAACTTTTATGAGAGAAAATATTATGGGATTCCCAGAACGACGTTTACGCAGATTGCGCAGCAATGAAAATATAAGGCGGCTGGTACGAGAAACACAGATATCGATAGATGACTTGATTATGCCCCTTTTTGTCCGTCCAGGAAAAGGTATTAAGCAGCCGATACCTTCTATGCCTGGAAATTTTCAGATGTCTGTTGACAAGCTGGTTGAAGAGGTGAAAATTTTGGAGGGACTTGGCATTCCCGGCATTATCCTATTCGGGATCCCCGAGAAAAAAGATGAAATGGGTTCTGATGCCTATGCAGATGAAGGTATTATTCAGAAAGCAATTATTGCTCTTAAGAGAGAAGTAAAAAATATCCTTGTGATTACCGATGTTTGCATGTGTGAATATACTAATCACGGCCACTGTGGTTTTGTTAGAACGGATGACAGGACAGGTCATTTTGAAGTAGATAACGATATGACTCTGGAACTGCTGGTAAAAGAATCAGTTTCCCATGCGAAGGCAGGCGCAGACATTATAGCTCCGAGTGATATGATGGATGGCCGTGTAGGAGCGATTCGACAGGGACTCGACGAGAATGGTTTTGAGCACATTCCCGTTATGGCATATTCTGCCAAATACGCATCAGGTTTCTACGGTCCTTTCCGGGAGGCCGCTGAGTCTACACCCGGATTTGGCGACCGCTCATCATATCAAATGGACCCTCACAACGCCGCTGAGGCGCTTCGTGAAGTGTCGCTGGATATAGAAGAGGGGGCTGATATTGTAATGGTAAAGCCAGCGTTGGCCTATCTTGATATTATCCGTATAATAAAAGATAAATTCAAGTATCCTGTTGCAGCTTACAATGTGAGCGGTGAATTTTCTGTTGTGAAGGCTGCATCGGAGAAGGGCTGGATCGATGAAAAACGTGTAGCGTTGGAAATTTTGACAAGCATCAAACGTGCCGGCGCTGATATCATCTTAACGTACTGGGCAAAAGATGCTGCTCAATGGTTGAGAAAATAA